One window of Candidatus Bathyarchaeota archaeon genomic DNA carries:
- a CDS encoding glycosyltransferase family 2 protein, with product MAQWLSMNVFGYEPLLKPAGLLWHVAVMLYYSWFTFLAIGVGGLLAVGAWLSRRRAKRWRIGFYPMVSFVVPAFNEARQLPRCIGSLFRCAAEYLGPVEIIVMDDGSMDNTYEVAFASVQLNMQKYPKVRGRVVRHMVNLGKVEALRSGANRALGQVIAVVDADSWWQPDALSSLVEYMRADGRVAVTGYVHPSDGEAEENPLVILQQLEYSQGLGVFRCAQGLGDAVLVVPGAIGLFEADMLRDILNERSLKSVAEDSEITLELQKRGYKIGYLNTARSGTVAPGDFSSFGSQRLRWFVGWLHNTLGVHRDALLSRRWLSLLLWYSLVVEYFGAFVELAAVASFPFLFWFAPDRILFVLNLLWFGGYALSVGVVAQAIALRFAYGEHNHKWLLYYTPFYTILWFVNLWARLFSLVRYAFGYRGQWRTTKQRLTTKKS from the coding sequence TTGGCTCAGTGGTTATCAATGAATGTTTTTGGGTATGAGCCTCTGCTTAAGCCTGCGGGTTTGCTGTGGCATGTTGCTGTTATGTTGTATTATTCGTGGTTTACATTCTTAGCCATCGGCGTTGGAGGTTTGTTAGCGGTTGGTGCTTGGCTATCGCGACGCAGGGCGAAGCGGTGGAGGATTGGGTTTTATCCGATGGTTTCGTTTGTGGTACCGGCTTTTAATGAGGCGAGGCAACTACCGCGGTGTATCGGTAGTTTGTTCCGGTGTGCGGCTGAGTATCTTGGACCTGTTGAAATTATTGTGATGGATGATGGGAGTATGGATAATACGTATGAGGTGGCATTTGCTAGTGTGCAGTTGAATATGCAGAAGTATCCTAAGGTTCGGGGGCGGGTTGTGCGGCATATGGTGAATTTGGGGAAGGTGGAGGCTCTTCGGAGTGGAGCGAACCGAGCGTTGGGGCAAGTGATAGCGGTGGTGGATGCTGATTCCTGGTGGCAGCCAGATGCTCTCAGTAGTTTGGTGGAGTATATGCGAGCGGATGGGAGGGTGGCAGTGACAGGTTACGTTCATCCTAGTGATGGCGAAGCCGAGGAGAATCCGCTGGTGATTTTGCAGCAGTTAGAGTATAGCCAAGGATTAGGTGTTTTTCGGTGTGCTCAGGGTTTGGGGGATGCGGTTTTAGTGGTTCCTGGGGCGATTGGGTTGTTTGAGGCGGATATGCTTAGGGATATTCTGAATGAAAGGAGTTTAAAGTCAGTGGCTGAGGATTCTGAGATTACGCTAGAGCTACAGAAGAGGGGATACAAGATAGGATATTTGAACACTGCGAGAAGCGGGACGGTGGCACCTGGGGATTTTAGTAGTTTTGGGAGTCAGCGGTTGCGGTGGTTTGTAGGTTGGTTGCATAACACGTTGGGAGTTCATCGGGACGCGTTGTTGAGTCGGCGTTGGTTGAGTTTGTTGTTGTGGTATAGTTTAGTGGTGGAGTATTTTGGAGCTTTTGTGGAACTTGCTGCAGTTGCGAGTTTTCCGTTTTTGTTTTGGTTTGCCCCTGACAGGATCTTGTTTGTGTTGAATTTGCTGTGGTTTGGAGGTTATGCGTTGTCGGTGGGAGTTGTAGCTCAAGCTATTGCCTTGCGGTTTGCATATGGAGAACATAACCATAAGTGGTTGTTGTATTATACGCCGTTTTATACGATTTTATGGTTTGTGAATTTGTGGGCGAGGTTGTTTAGTTTGGTGAGGTATGCTTTTGGGTATAGAGGACAGTGGCGCACAACAAAACAAAGATTAACAACCAAGAAAAGCTGA
- a CDS encoding winged helix-turn-helix domain-containing protein, whose product MDEQSRYHTLLRDPARRKIIEILGEQEKIGFKGLKQMLGLGVGTVYYHLDMLSDYLTQDKRRKYKLNDRGRLLYKSLKGVSVPSTLQLGETFSHRLAKWLFLSPIFAKTTQPLRLLPLSLVVLVLGALGSAFASSQSLLFFYSSFTAYQFETTALLYLFNWVSLFLFSDLVIYLFFRRIGGDLQLFVCLGIASFPTALFPYIYMFLSYEIARYFLLVLIIWSVMLLSSAYSFSKGLRIDKSIVMSLLVLYLNTAVLLATGQLS is encoded by the coding sequence ATGGACGAACAATCCCGCTACCATACATTGCTCCGAGACCCTGCTCGCCGAAAAATAATTGAGATACTGGGCGAACAGGAGAAGATAGGCTTCAAAGGGCTAAAACAGATGCTGGGGCTAGGCGTTGGCACTGTCTACTACCATTTGGACATGCTCTCAGACTACCTAACTCAAGATAAACGGCGGAAATACAAGCTGAATGATCGTGGGCGGCTTCTTTATAAATCGTTGAAAGGTGTGAGTGTGCCGTCGACGCTGCAGCTAGGTGAAACTTTTAGCCATCGCTTGGCTAAGTGGCTGTTCTTGTCGCCTATCTTCGCGAAGACCACTCAACCCTTAAGGCTGTTGCCTCTCTCGCTTGTAGTTTTGGTTTTGGGTGCTCTCGGCTCCGCTTTTGCCTCATCGCAGTCATTATTATTCTTTTACTCGTCCTTTACCGCTTACCAATTTGAAACGACGGCTCTGCTGTACCTTTTCAACTGGGTCAGCCTCTTTCTCTTCTCAGACTTGGTCATCTATTTGTTCTTCAGACGGATTGGTGGAGATTTGCAGTTGTTTGTCTGCCTTGGAATTGCGTCCTTTCCTACGGCTTTGTTTCCCTACATCTACATGTTCCTCTCTTACGAGATTGCCCGTTACTTTCTTTTAGTTCTCATAATTTGGAGTGTAATGTTGCTGTCTTCAGCGTATTCCTTCAGCAAAGGACTACGCATAGACAAATCTATCGTGATGAGCTTGTTGGTGCTTTACTTAAACACTGCAGTCTTGCTAGCAACAGGGCAGTTATCATAA